In Clostridium thermosuccinogenes, the genomic stretch TTGTTTATAAAATCAATAGTTTTGCAAGTTTGCTGTATTAGAATAAACCAACTTAATACTCTTATATTGGAATTCCTCAGTACCAGTAGACTGTGGATGGTATAAAATTTGATTTTATACAGTCTACAGTCTATTTGCTATATTGGCAAGAAAATCTGCATTAGGGGGATGTATTTTGGCGGGAACGAGTTTGTCCGTAAAAAAACGCTTACTGGTCATGTTGATAGCTTTTACCGTCTTTCTCATAGCTTTGACATGCAGAGTAGGATGGTTGCAGATTGTAAAAGGCAGCGAGTACCAGAAGCTGGCATTTGAACAGCAAAACACCAACAGACAAATCCCACCTAAGAGAGGCACCATATATGACAGAAACGGAAAAAAACTGGCGATAAGCGCATCGGTTGAACAGGTTGTGATAAATCCCCGACAGGTCAGGGAATCCAGCAAGGATATAGAGAAGACGGCTGAAGAATTGGCTGAGATACTGGACCTGAAGGTTGAAAATGTACTTAAAAAAATACGGAAAAATACCGGTTATGAAATCATAAAAAGAAGGATAGACAAGGAAATTGGAGACCAGGTGAGAAAGTGGGCAAAAGATAATAAACTGTCAGGCGTTTTTGTTGATGAGGATACCAAGAGGTACTATCCCAACAACAATCTCGCAGCCCATGTAATCGGATTTACGGGTGCCGATAATCAGGGACTTAACGGCATTGAAGCCATCTTTGACGATTATTTGAAAGGCGTCCCCGGGAAGATATTGACAGGCTCGGACGCAGTAGGAAACAAACTGCCCTTTGGTGAGGAAAAGCGTATTGATGTGCAGAACGGCCTGGACATAGTGCTCACAATAGATGAATCCATACAGTATTTTGCTCAGAAAGCCCTTGAAAAAGCCATAGCCGATAATACGGTCTTAAACGGTGCTGCAGCCATTGTAACGGACCCACGGACAGGGGAGATTCTGGCAATGGTTTCCAAACCTGATTTCGATCTGAATGCACCCTTTGCTGCTCCGGAAGGGATAACCGACGAGGAATGGGCCAGGATGACCGAGGATGAAAGAATGGAAACTCTCTATAAAAAAATATGGAGAAACAAGGCTGTAGTAGATACCTATGAACCGGGTTCCACCTTTAAGGCAATAACCGCTGCGGCAGCAATTGAAGAGGGGATAATGACACCCGATACACCTGTTAACGACTTTCCTGTCATTGTGCAGGGACATAAGATAAACTGCTGGAGAAGTTATAGACTGCATGGTGAAGAGACTTTCAAGGAAGGGGTATATAATTCGTGCAACCCTGTATTTGTCAGGGCTGCACAGGCGATGGGCATAGAAACGTTCTACAAATATGTGAAAGCTTTTGGTTTCATGAACAGAACTGGGGTGGAAATCGTCGGAGAAGCGAAGAGCATATTCCACGAAAAGCCTGTGGAGGTCGATATGGCGGTTGCGTCCTTCGGACAGAGATTTCAGATAACTCCCCTGCAGCTGATAAACGCATATGGAGCCCTGGCTAACGGCGGCAAGCTTATGAAACCCCTCATAGTGAAAGAAATAAAGGACAGCGAGGGAAATATTGTTAAAAAGTATGAACCTGAGGTCGTAAGGAATGTCATTTCCGAGGAGACTTCGAGGCAAATAAGGGAAATTCTTGAGGGAGTAGTGTCCATAGGTACCGGAAAGAATGCATATATCAGCGGTTACAGGGTAGCAGGCAAAACCGGTACTTCGGAAACGACGGAAACCAAGAAAAACAACAGGTATATAGCTTCCTTTTCATCCTTTGCACCGGCTGATAATCCGGTGGTTTGCGTGCTGGTAATACTGGATTTTCCTACAGGGCCTTTTGGACATCAGGGAGGTGTCATAGCCGCTCCTGTAGCCCGGGAAATCCTCGAAGATACCCTCGAATATCTGGGGGTGGAAAGAAGATATACGGAAAAAGACGAAGCGTCCATGGAACAAGAAGTATATGTTCCGGATGTAAGGGAAAAGACTATAGCGGAAGCAAGAAAAATTCTTGCGCAATATGATCTCAGATTTAAAGTGGACGGAGAAGGGAATAATAACGACATGAAGGTTTTAGACCAGACCCCTAAACCGGATGTCAGCGTTCCCAAAAAGTCCGTAGTTGTCTTGTACACGGTAGAACAACAGAATCAGACGGTGAAAATGCCTGATGTGCTTAACATGACGGTGGAAGAAGCCACCAATGAGCTTAACAAACGGGGACTTAACATAAAAGTTATAGGCAGCGGTATAGCTGTGAGACAGGAATTCAATCCCGGAACGCAGGTTGATAAAGGAAAACCTGTAGAGGTGGAATTCAGGCATCTGGATACGGAGTAAGCGGATGAAAACTCGGTAAGGGTACAGCTCGAAATCCATTGTAAGGCAAGCGGTAGCTAGTGCTTTGATGCTTTACACTTAATTGATTTCCATCCCTCTATAAATATAACATGGTATCATCAGCTTGCTCACATAAGCCGGCGGACGGATGGATTTCAAAAAAGCAGGAAAGCTGTGAAAAAGGAAGGAAAAAACATGGTACCAGGGGCATTCCGCATAAAACGTATAAAGCGCGGCGTGTCCCTGTAAATATTGTTAAACAAAGGAGGATATAAATGTTTCTCAGAGATTTGGTAAAGGGATTGAAGGTATTGGATGTAAAAGGCAATTTGGATATTGATATCAGCGATATTGCGTATGATTCCAGAAAGGTAAAAAAAGGTTCCCTTTTTGTATGCATAGATGGCATGACTACCGATGGACATAAATACATACCGTCGGCTCTGGAAAACGGAGCAGCCGCTCTTCTCGTTCAAAAGGATGTGACGGTAGAAGACGGTGTCACCGTGGTGAAGATAGAGGATACCCGATTTGGACTAGCATTCGTGTCCGACGCT encodes the following:
- a CDS encoding PASTA domain-containing penicillin-binding protein, which produces MAGTSLSVKKRLLVMLIAFTVFLIALTCRVGWLQIVKGSEYQKLAFEQQNTNRQIPPKRGTIYDRNGKKLAISASVEQVVINPRQVRESSKDIEKTAEELAEILDLKVENVLKKIRKNTGYEIIKRRIDKEIGDQVRKWAKDNKLSGVFVDEDTKRYYPNNNLAAHVIGFTGADNQGLNGIEAIFDDYLKGVPGKILTGSDAVGNKLPFGEEKRIDVQNGLDIVLTIDESIQYFAQKALEKAIADNTVLNGAAAIVTDPRTGEILAMVSKPDFDLNAPFAAPEGITDEEWARMTEDERMETLYKKIWRNKAVVDTYEPGSTFKAITAAAAIEEGIMTPDTPVNDFPVIVQGHKINCWRSYRLHGEETFKEGVYNSCNPVFVRAAQAMGIETFYKYVKAFGFMNRTGVEIVGEAKSIFHEKPVEVDMAVASFGQRFQITPLQLINAYGALANGGKLMKPLIVKEIKDSEGNIVKKYEPEVVRNVISEETSRQIREILEGVVSIGTGKNAYISGYRVAGKTGTSETTETKKNNRYIASFSSFAPADNPVVCVLVILDFPTGPFGHQGGVIAAPVAREILEDTLEYLGVERRYTEKDEASMEQEVYVPDVREKTIAEARKILAQYDLRFKVDGEGNNNDMKVLDQTPKPDVSVPKKSVVVLYTVEQQNQTVKMPDVLNMTVEEATNELNKRGLNIKVIGSGIAVRQEFNPGTQVDKGKPVEVEFRHLDTE